Proteins co-encoded in one Yamadazyma tenuis chromosome 1, complete sequence genomic window:
- the NOP1 gene encoding Small subunit processome complex component (COG:A; EggNog:ENOG503NV08; BUSCO:EOG092648VW): protein MAFGASRGRGGFSSRGGSRGGSRGGFGGDRGGRGGRGGRGGFSSRGGSRGGFGDRGGRGGRGGDRGGRGGRGGARGGARGGAKVVIEPHRHAGVFIARGKEDLLVTKNFAPGESVYGEKRVTVEEPSKVEGELPTKVEYRVWNPFRSKLAAGIMGGVDEIGIAPGKKVLYLGAASGTSVSHVSDVVGATGVVYAVEFSHRPGRELIGMATKRPNVTPIIDDARHPQKYRMLVDMVDCVFADVAQPDQARIIALNSHLFLKDGGLVVISIKANCIDSTVDAETVFAREVQKLREERIKPLEQLTLEPYERDHCIVVGRYMRSGINK from the coding sequence ATGGCTTTCGGTGCATCAAGAGGTAGAGGAGGATTTTCTTCCAGAGGAGGCTCCAGAGGAGGCTCCAGAGGCGGCTTTGGCGGTGACCGTGGTGGTCGTGGTGGCCGCGGTGGTAGAGGTGGGTTTTCTTCCAGAGGAGGCTCCAGaggtggttttggtgaCCGTGGTGGCCGTGGAGGTAGAGGTGGCGACCGTGGTGGCCGTGGCGGTAGAGGAGGCGCCAGAGGCGGTGCCAGAGGTGGTGCCAAGGTGGTGATCGAACCTCACAGACATGCCGGTGTTTTCATCGCCAGGGGTAAGGAAGATTTATTggtcaccaagaactttgCTCCTGGTGAATCAGTTTACGGAGAAAAGAGAGTGACCGTCGAAGAACCATCCAAGGTCGAAGGAGAATTACCCACCAAGGTTGAATACAGAGTGTGGAATCCTTTCAGATCCAAGTTGGCTGCTGGTATTATGGGaggtgttgatgagatCGGTATTGCTCCTGGCAAAAAAGTATTGTACTTGGGAGCTGCTTCCGGAACCTCTGTGTCGCACGTGTCGGATGTGGTGGGAGCTACCGGTGTCGTTTATGCCGTTGAATTCTCTCACAGACCCGGTAGAGAATTGATTGGAATGGCCACCAAGAGACCAAATGTGACTCCTATTATTGATGATGCTCGTCATCCTCAGAAGTACAGAATGTTGGTGGACATGGTTGACTGTGTGTTTGCCGATGTGGCCCAACCTGATCAAGCCAGAATCATTGCATTGAACTCGcatttgttcttgaaagacGGAggtttggtggtgatttcCATCAAGGCCAACTGTATTGACTCGACGGTGGATGCTGAAACCGTGTTTGCCAGAGAAGTGCAgaagttgagagaagaaagaatcaaGCCTTTGGAACAATTGACGTTGGAGCCTTATGAAAGAGACCATtgtattgttgttggtcGTTACATGAGAAGCGGAATTAACAAGTAG
- a CDS encoding uncharacterized protein (EggNog:ENOG503P7YS), translating into MNRDTSHKPDLGSHKEHHPKRQIPGPQAPDANEVIELDSDDESDTTGSSPVMSLNESHGLGNTNVTGNSSNSESADIVTVVDADADDDDVVITSVVPANSQLRGTRPHPDDEFNRIVRQRPDRRPTPTSVGVAPGGDDDVQILEERSVITAGPRLWFTMLNGPLTESETASSSDDDFNSPAEWGSLPPRHMNNTSDDADYRRVLVRRIASQGDRVFHRFHQAIQDNNVDGPARRILQSLFEHTTPDGIELGDHFFPMGVLGSNDIERSVMDRIERDNEREMDRKIETENTFNRKALLEKRSQIKREVQGYTSDITSNMIIGCELCGVTLGEGIPAEFKTNLEYNKKLAQLSIEYGVSAPWFCFKQLTEVDKDLSRRVFLSKCGHSFCGMCIKNIGNRPRATKKNSKQDITIDNPRIYAPAKCPSFGCEHKFRGKKSFIELYF; encoded by the coding sequence ATGAATCGAGATACTTCTCATAAACCTGACCTCGGGTCCCACAAAGAACATCATCCCAAGAGGCAAATACCCGGTCCCCAAGCCCCGGATGCCAACGAGGTCATAGAGCTCGACTCGGACGACGAGTCGGATACCACCGGCTCACTGCCCGTGATGTCTTTGAACGAGTCCCATGGTTTGGGTAATACAAACGTCACTggcaacagcagcaacagtGAAAGCGCCGATATTGTCACGGTGGTGGATGCCGATGccgacgatgatgacgtGGTAATCACTAGCGTGGTACCCGCAAACTCCCAGCTCCGAGGAACACGTCCTCATCCCGACGATGAATTTAACCGAATCGTGAGGCAACGGCCCGACAGGAGACCAACACCCACCAGTGTGGGAGTGGCGCCAGGGGGCGACGATGATGTAcagattcttgaagaaagaagcGTAATAACGGCCGGTCCTCGGCTATGGTTTACTATGTTAAATGGCCCATTGACCGAGTCGGAAACAGCTCTGTCCTCTGACGATGACTTCAACTCTCCAGCCGAATGGGGGTCTCTTCCTCCTCGACACATGAATAACACATCAGACGATGCCGACTACAGGCGAGTCCTTGTCAGAAGAATCGCATCACAAGGAGACCGGGTTTTCCATCGGTTCCATCAAGCCATTCAAGACAACAACGTGGATGGGCCCGCCCGAAGGATCCTCCAGAGTCTTTTTGAGCACACCACCCCTGACGGGATCGAGTTGGGCGACCACTTTTTTCCCATGGGAGTTCTCGGTTCCAACGATATCGAGCGGTCGGTGATGGACAGAATCGAACGAGATAACGAAAGGGAAATGGACCGCAAAATCGAAACCGAAAATACCTTTAACCGTAAGGCCCTCCTTGAGAAGAGATCCCAAATCAAGAGAGAAGTGCAGGGCTACACTTCGGATATAACCAGTAACATGATTATTGGCTGCGAATTGTGCGGAGTGACTCTTGGTGAAGGTATACCTGCAGAATTCAAGACAAACCTAGAgtacaacaagaaattAGCTCAACTAAGTATAGAGTACGGGGTTCTGGCCCCATGGTTTTGCTTCAAGCAACTCACGGAAGTCGACAAGGATCTAAGTAGACGGGTGTTTTTATCCAAGTGTGGACACAGCTTTTGTGGAATGTGCATTAAGAACATCGGCAACCGACCCCGAgccaccaagaagaactccaaGCAAGATATCACGATAGATAACCCACGGATTTATGCCCCGGCCAAATGTCCATCATTTGGATGTGAGCATAAGTTTAGAGGTAAAAAGTCCTTTATCGAGCTATACTTTTAA